A section of the Rubritalea squalenifaciens DSM 18772 genome encodes:
- a CDS encoding small basic protein, with translation MSKHSSLKAKGGAQGKRSVMKRFERVKALKENGKWQEGQSPIGLPKTKVTN, from the coding sequence GTCCAAGCACTCAAGTCTCAAAGCTAAAGGCGGCGCACAAGGCAAGCGCTCTGTAATGAAGCGTTTCGAGCGCGTAAAAGCTCTCAAGGAGAACGGAAAGTGGCAAGAAGGCCAGTCTCCAATCGGCCTGCCAAAGACCAAAGTGACTAACTAA